In Halorussus limi, a genomic segment contains:
- a CDS encoding extracellular solute-binding protein, with the protein MSERRTWTRRRLLASGAVGATAGLGGCLSRFTNQQNENADLSISDFRGSGPMVESRSAPGGTSMDDLPDLDGTLQVYLGGGEGGLYENLVRLLERKYSNFTAKVRMAPSTQLANEIIEVEKGGDSSADVFWSIDSTSLGLVADAGITTELPQRVVKPVPEGFRAGDRSWVGVAGRARSIPYNTDEFSESDLPNKIGQFTKNAGLKGAMGWAPTYGAFKSFVTAMRLLEGPEKTKQWLRGMQNQNISRYPDEFQVSNAVADGEITAGFANHYYALRVIASRENAPIDLAFTKNDAGALVNVSGCEIIQGTDQKELAADFVRHLLSAEAQEFFATRTFAYPTVPEVPPVGPLPTVDKLQPPQIDLSKLSNLEPTLKLMREVGVL; encoded by the coding sequence ATGAGCGAGCGTCGAACGTGGACACGTCGTCGTCTCCTCGCGTCGGGCGCGGTCGGCGCGACAGCGGGTCTCGGCGGCTGTCTCTCGCGGTTTACGAACCAGCAGAACGAGAACGCGGACCTCAGCATCTCCGACTTCCGCGGGTCCGGACCGATGGTCGAGTCCCGGTCCGCGCCGGGCGGTACCTCGATGGACGACCTGCCGGACCTCGACGGCACCCTCCAGGTCTATCTGGGCGGCGGCGAGGGCGGCCTCTACGAGAACCTCGTCCGACTCCTCGAACGGAAGTACTCGAACTTCACCGCCAAGGTCCGGATGGCCCCCTCGACCCAGTTGGCCAACGAGATAATCGAGGTCGAGAAGGGCGGCGATAGCTCCGCCGACGTGTTTTGGTCCATCGACTCCACGTCGCTCGGCCTCGTCGCCGACGCCGGAATCACGACCGAACTCCCCCAGCGCGTCGTGAAACCGGTGCCCGAGGGCTTCCGGGCGGGCGACCGCTCGTGGGTCGGCGTCGCCGGACGCGCGCGGTCGATTCCGTACAACACCGACGAGTTCTCCGAGTCCGACCTCCCGAACAAAATCGGCCAGTTCACGAAGAACGCCGGCCTGAAAGGGGCGATGGGCTGGGCACCGACCTACGGCGCGTTCAAGTCGTTCGTCACCGCGATGCGACTGCTCGAAGGGCCCGAGAAGACGAAGCAGTGGCTCCGCGGGATGCAGAACCAGAACATTTCGCGGTACCCCGACGAGTTCCAGGTGTCGAACGCCGTCGCCGACGGCGAGATTACGGCCGGGTTCGCGAACCACTACTACGCGCTCCGGGTCATCGCGTCCCGCGAGAACGCGCCCATCGACCTCGCGTTCACGAAGAACGACGCGGGCGCGCTGGTCAACGTCTCCGGGTGTGAAATCATCCAAGGCACCGACCAGAAGGAACTCGCGGCCGACTTCGTCCGCCACCTGCTTTCGGCGGAGGCACAGGAGTTCTTCGCCACGAGGACGTTCGCGTACCCGACGGTGCCCGAGGTCCCGCCGGTCGGCCCACTCCCGACGGTGGACAAACTCCAGCCGCCCCAAATCGACCTCTCGAAGCTCTCGAACCTCGAACCGACCCTGAAACTGATGCGCGAGGTGGGGGTGCTGTAG
- a CDS encoding ABC transporter permease, with product MAASDRVRETAATFGDDGESPPVSLVLLAGSVAALVAFPVVWLVLRSLEIGLQQALDLLFQPSTLEVVTNSVALVAGVTLGSILIGVPLAVLTVQTDLPFRRFWTVVVSLPLVVPSYIGAFAFVSAFGPHGVLSDLLAPLGVESIPTIYGFEGATLVLTLFTYPYVFLTTRAALLSFDGTLMEAARTLNHGRWAAFRKVTLPQIAPGIAAGGLLVALYALSDFGTPAIMHFEVFTQQIYVTMWEPNHAALLSLQLLAFAAVVLALENRVSESEEGAHVSRGSGSVRISLGLWKVPALLFCALVATLCLVVPVGILFMWLTRSDPAYAGGGFDFSWIYGLNSGWVALLAALAATLGALPVAYLSGRSDSRLATLFERASYVGYATPGVVLGLALVYFASSTTPEVLGVELSLHQTIPLLVFAYVVRFLPQAVGAVRSSILQVDPKLTEAARTLGESPGSAFRRVTLPLVKPGVVAGAALVFLTTMKELPATLVLRPTGFETLVTYIWRVQDAGYYGQAAVPALALVGVSALSMLVLLKQDGSLVRREGGKDA from the coding sequence ATGGCCGCCAGCGACCGCGTCCGCGAGACGGCCGCGACGTTCGGCGACGACGGGGAGTCCCCGCCGGTCTCGCTGGTCCTGCTGGCGGGGTCGGTCGCTGCGCTCGTCGCCTTCCCGGTCGTCTGGCTCGTCCTGCGGTCGCTCGAAATCGGCCTCCAGCAGGCGCTCGACCTGCTCTTTCAGCCCTCGACGCTCGAAGTCGTGACCAACAGCGTCGCGCTCGTCGCGGGCGTCACGCTCGGGTCGATTCTGATAGGCGTTCCGCTGGCCGTCCTCACGGTCCAGACCGACCTGCCGTTCCGACGGTTCTGGACGGTCGTCGTCTCGCTCCCGCTGGTCGTGCCGAGCTATATCGGCGCGTTCGCGTTCGTCTCGGCGTTCGGTCCCCACGGCGTCCTCTCGGACCTGCTCGCGCCGCTCGGCGTCGAGTCGATTCCGACCATCTACGGCTTCGAGGGCGCGACGCTGGTGCTGACGCTGTTCACGTACCCGTACGTCTTCCTGACGACCAGAGCCGCGCTCCTCTCGTTCGACGGGACGCTGATGGAGGCCGCCCGGACGCTGAACCACGGCCGGTGGGCCGCCTTCCGGAAGGTGACGCTGCCCCAAATCGCGCCGGGCATCGCGGCCGGGGGCCTGTTGGTCGCGCTCTACGCGCTCTCGGACTTCGGCACGCCCGCCATCATGCACTTCGAGGTGTTCACTCAGCAGATATACGTGACGATGTGGGAACCGAACCACGCCGCCCTGCTGTCGCTCCAACTGCTCGCGTTCGCGGCGGTCGTCCTCGCGCTCGAAAACCGGGTCTCCGAGAGCGAGGAGGGCGCCCACGTCTCCCGCGGGTCGGGGTCGGTCCGCATCTCGCTGGGCCTCTGGAAGGTTCCGGCCCTGCTGTTCTGCGCGCTCGTCGCCACCCTGTGTCTGGTCGTCCCGGTCGGCATCCTCTTCATGTGGCTGACCCGGAGCGACCCGGCCTACGCCGGAGGCGGCTTCGACTTCTCGTGGATTTACGGCCTGAACTCCGGGTGGGTCGCGCTGTTGGCCGCGCTGGCCGCGACGCTCGGAGCGCTCCCGGTGGCGTATCTCTCGGGCCGGTCGGACTCCCGACTCGCCACGCTGTTCGAGCGCGCAAGCTACGTCGGTTACGCGACTCCGGGCGTCGTGTTGGGTCTCGCGCTGGTGTACTTCGCGTCCTCGACCACCCCGGAGGTACTGGGCGTCGAACTCAGCCTCCACCAGACGATTCCGTTGCTCGTGTTCGCCTACGTCGTCCGGTTCCTCCCGCAGGCGGTCGGCGCGGTCCGGTCGTCGATACTGCAGGTCGACCCCAAACTGACGGAGGCCGCCCGGACGCTCGGCGAGTCGCCGGGGTCGGCGTTCCGGCGCGTGACGCTCCCGCTGGTCAAACCCGGCGTGGTCGCGGGCGCGGCGCTGGTGTTCCTGACGACGATGAAGGAACTCCCAGCGACGCTCGTCCTGCGTCCGACAGGTTTTGAAACCCTAGTCACGTACATCTGGCGCGTACAGGACGCGGGCTACTACGGGCAGGCGGCGGTTCCGGCGCTCGCCCTCGTGGGCGTCTCCGCGCTCTCGATGCTGGTCCTGCTCAAGCAGGACGGGAGCCTCGTGCGGCGGGAAGGAGGAAAGGATGCCTGA
- a CDS encoding ABC transporter ATP-binding protein: MDRTHHDATTTARRRESDTDTDRDPETVLELDGVVKEYAAETAVDSLSLSVREGELLTLLGPSGCGKTTTLRTMAGLERPDAGTVRLGGEVVADETHSVNPENRDVGLVFQDFALFPHLTVAENVAFGLTEADEAETDRRVSELLDLVDLSGHRDATPDELSGGQRQRVALARSLAPEPDILLLDEPFSNLDVRLRVEMREEVRRILKEAGVTAVSVTHDQEEALSISDRVAVMNDGRVEQVGRPESVFEHPESRFVASFLGQAGFLSARSEEGTVVTPIGNFAPQRLNGLTTEYAGTDLDVLVRPDDLRATVVEESEADGHIVHRQYTGPSFVYRVELHNGDLVHCQHNHVEELDIGKPVRVELDADHTLAWYPPRDGEESATERVSDSVRPR; this comes from the coding sequence ATGGACCGAACCCACCACGACGCGACCACGACCGCGCGACGCCGTGAGAGTGACACTGATACCGACCGAGACCCCGAGACCGTTCTCGAACTCGACGGCGTCGTCAAGGAGTACGCCGCCGAAACCGCTGTAGACTCACTGTCGCTGTCGGTCCGAGAGGGCGAACTCCTCACGCTCCTCGGCCCCTCCGGGTGCGGCAAGACCACGACCCTCCGCACGATGGCCGGCCTCGAACGCCCCGACGCCGGGACGGTCCGCCTCGGCGGCGAGGTGGTCGCCGACGAGACCCACTCGGTCAACCCCGAGAACCGCGACGTGGGGCTTGTCTTTCAGGACTTCGCGCTGTTCCCCCACCTCACTGTCGCCGAGAACGTCGCGTTCGGACTCACAGAGGCCGACGAGGCCGAGACCGACCGGCGCGTCTCGGAACTCCTCGACCTCGTGGACCTCTCGGGCCACCGCGACGCCACGCCCGACGAGTTGTCCGGCGGCCAGCGACAGCGCGTGGCCCTCGCGCGGTCGCTCGCGCCCGAACCCGACATCCTCCTGCTCGACGAACCCTTCTCGAACCTCGACGTTCGCCTGCGCGTCGAGATGCGCGAGGAGGTCCGCCGGATTCTGAAGGAGGCGGGTGTCACCGCCGTCTCGGTCACTCACGACCAAGAGGAGGCCCTCTCCATCTCCGACCGCGTGGCCGTCATGAACGACGGCCGGGTCGAGCAGGTCGGCAGACCCGAGAGCGTCTTCGAGCATCCCGAGTCGCGATTCGTCGCCTCGTTCCTCGGACAGGCCGGATTCCTCTCGGCGCGGTCCGAGGAGGGGACGGTCGTCACGCCCATCGGAAACTTCGCGCCCCAACGGCTCAACGGCCTGACGACCGAGTACGCGGGCACCGACCTCGACGTGCTGGTCCGGCCCGACGACCTCCGGGCGACCGTCGTCGAGGAGTCGGAGGCCGACGGCCACATCGTCCACCGCCAGTACACCGGACCCTCCTTCGTCTACCGGGTGGAACTCCACAACGGCGACCTGGTCCACTGCCAGCACAACCACGTCGAGGAACTCGACATCGGCAAGCCGGTCCGGGTCGAACTCGACGCCGACCACACGCTTGCGTGGTACCCGCCGCGGGACGGCGAGGAATCGGCCACCGAGCGGGTTTCGGACTCGGTACGGCCCCGATGA
- a CDS encoding DUF7846 domain-containing protein translates to MKRRRFRLLSAALATLAGAVVLLTATELFPYHTTNHDEAVYLQQAAMLLEGQLSLYPPVPDSFRPWFFVRDGARLYPKYAPVPAAMFAVGKLLGGFRLALAGVAAANVALTVAVASAAFDRRTGLLAGAFLLASPLFLIDSSVFLPYAPTTFWNLLFAFAYLRSARREATGGASASDRGTNGYALLAGLAVGAAFFARPYTAVLFAAPFVAHAGYSLWVGPSAKRLTRLSLTALGGLAGVGVALAYNAAMTGSPTVFPYAAFAPQDGLGFGHREILGYARDYTPALALRANAEVVALLFTEWVVGGPVGTLLAAVGVGAFLRRVAPDFRRRSEWSPDLTDAQAKATLAGLFLTVVAGNVFFWGNLNVLGSLADPADGLVDTLGPYYHFDLLVPTAAFAAHGALLGLDRARALVGDRTRRRRAVVAGVALAGCVLLAGATAGLLAPTVADHAETTDAYEAAYQPFEERQLSNSVVFLPTPYGDWLNHPFQHLRNDPGFDGERVYALSDGPDDLAVVAAYPNRSYYRYVYRGEWTPFLGDPVDPALHRVRAVRGERLALNATLAVPDYAESVSARVSTGDESAYYGVAGTPENVSLGLRVSNGTARLAGPGVSSVGENATVPVGREDEIVVQVFVSDATGGFSYRLELPVRRTDGEVAALTPYREVCFVPDNCNGAAAYIEGAVPDGVRMETTLRANRSGQVARTENATARAPLDSRRGFESRG, encoded by the coding sequence ATGAAGCGCCGGCGATTCCGCCTCCTCTCGGCGGCGCTGGCGACGCTCGCCGGCGCCGTCGTCCTCCTGACCGCGACCGAGCTATTTCCGTACCACACGACCAACCACGACGAGGCCGTCTACCTCCAGCAGGCCGCGATGCTGCTGGAGGGGCAGCTCTCGCTGTACCCGCCGGTCCCCGACTCGTTCCGGCCGTGGTTCTTCGTCCGGGACGGCGCGCGACTCTACCCCAAGTACGCGCCGGTTCCGGCCGCGATGTTCGCGGTCGGGAAGCTACTCGGCGGATTCCGTCTCGCGCTGGCGGGGGTCGCCGCGGCCAACGTGGCGCTGACCGTCGCGGTCGCGTCCGCGGCCTTCGACCGTCGGACCGGCCTGCTCGCGGGGGCGTTCCTGCTGGCCTCGCCGCTGTTCCTGATAGACTCGTCGGTCTTCCTGCCGTACGCGCCGACGACGTTCTGGAACCTGCTGTTCGCGTTCGCGTACCTCCGGTCGGCCCGGCGCGAGGCGACCGGGGGCGCGAGCGCCAGCGACCGCGGGACCAACGGCTACGCTCTGCTCGCGGGTCTCGCAGTCGGCGCGGCGTTCTTCGCGCGACCTTACACCGCGGTCCTGTTCGCCGCGCCGTTCGTCGCGCACGCGGGCTACTCGCTGTGGGTCGGCCCCTCGGCGAAACGCCTGACGCGCCTCTCGCTGACCGCGCTCGGCGGGTTGGCCGGCGTCGGAGTCGCCTTGGCGTACAACGCCGCGATGACCGGGTCGCCGACGGTCTTCCCCTACGCCGCGTTCGCGCCGCAGGACGGTCTCGGGTTCGGCCACCGCGAGATTCTGGGCTACGCCCGCGACTACACCCCGGCGCTGGCGCTCCGAGCGAACGCCGAGGTGGTGGCGCTGCTCTTCACCGAGTGGGTGGTCGGCGGGCCGGTCGGGACCCTGCTCGCCGCGGTCGGCGTCGGCGCGTTCCTGCGACGTGTCGCCCCCGACTTCCGTCGGCGCTCGGAGTGGTCGCCGGACCTCACCGACGCGCAGGCGAAAGCGACGCTGGCCGGTCTCTTCCTCACGGTCGTCGCGGGCAACGTCTTCTTCTGGGGGAACCTCAACGTCCTCGGGTCGCTCGCGGACCCCGCCGACGGTCTCGTCGACACGCTCGGGCCGTACTACCACTTCGACCTGCTCGTGCCGACCGCGGCGTTCGCGGCCCACGGGGCGCTCCTCGGGCTCGACCGCGCCCGGGCGCTCGTCGGCGACCGCACTCGACGCCGACGGGCGGTCGTCGCGGGCGTCGCGCTCGCGGGGTGCGTCCTGCTCGCGGGCGCGACGGCGGGCCTCCTCGCGCCGACCGTCGCCGACCACGCCGAGACCACCGACGCCTACGAGGCGGCCTACCAACCGTTCGAGGAGCGACAGCTATCGAACTCGGTGGTGTTCCTGCCGACGCCGTACGGCGACTGGCTCAACCACCCGTTCCAGCACCTCCGGAACGACCCCGGCTTCGACGGCGAACGCGTCTACGCGCTCTCGGACGGCCCCGACGACCTCGCGGTCGTCGCGGCGTATCCGAATCGGAGCTACTACCGGTACGTCTATCGCGGCGAGTGGACGCCGTTCCTCGGCGACCCGGTCGACCCCGCGCTCCACCGCGTCCGGGCGGTTCGCGGCGAGCGCCTCGCCCTGAACGCGACGCTCGCGGTGCCCGACTACGCCGAGAGCGTGTCGGCGCGCGTCTCGACCGGCGACGAGTCGGCCTACTACGGCGTCGCGGGCACGCCGGAGAACGTGTCGCTCGGTCTCCGGGTCTCGAACGGGACCGCGCGCCTCGCCGGTCCCGGCGTCAGTTCGGTCGGCGAGAACGCCACCGTCCCGGTCGGACGCGAGGACGAAATCGTCGTGCAGGTGTTCGTCAGCGACGCGACCGGCGGGTTCTCCTACCGCCTCGAACTCCCGGTCCGCCGGACCGACGGCGAAGTCGCCGCGCTGACGCCCTACCGAGAGGTCTGTTTCGTCCCGGACAACTGCAACGGCGCGGCGGCCTACATCGAGGGCGCAGTCCCGGACGGCGTTCGGATGGAGACGACGCTCCGCGCGAACCGGTCGGGTCAGGTCGCCCGAACGGAGAACGCGACCGCTCGGGCTCCGCTAGACTCTCGGCGTGGTTTCGAGAGTCGAGGCTGA
- a CDS encoding NUDIX hydrolase, giving the protein MTFPDDLPRSEETILLDPDAFDTVRQNVEAGFDRWVGAVVRDGTGRVVLVRNRWSVGWVLPGGDPEPGESLREAVVREVREETGLDATVERPLEVVEQTFTADEAIADWTAASDEATADGSTASDETATAATAVSGSFVVFEARTDDPTLGEDLGRDDDEIADAAWFHSVPAECEHRSLVARHF; this is encoded by the coding sequence ATGACGTTCCCGGACGACCTCCCGCGGAGTGAGGAGACGATTCTCCTCGACCCCGACGCGTTCGACACCGTGCGTCAGAACGTCGAAGCGGGCTTCGACCGGTGGGTCGGCGCGGTGGTCCGCGACGGCACCGGTCGGGTCGTCCTCGTCCGGAATCGGTGGAGCGTCGGCTGGGTACTCCCCGGCGGCGACCCCGAACCCGGCGAGTCGCTCCGCGAGGCGGTCGTCCGGGAGGTCCGCGAGGAGACCGGTCTCGACGCGACCGTCGAGCGACCGCTGGAGGTGGTCGAGCAGACGTTCACCGCGGACGAAGCTATCGCGGACTGGACCGCCGCGTCGGACGAAGCCACGGCTGACGGGTCTACCGCGTCGGACGAAACCGCGACTGCCGCGACCGCCGTTTCTGGCTCCTTCGTCGTCTTCGAGGCTCGGACCGACGACCCGACGCTCGGCGAGGACCTCGGTCGGGACGACGACGAGATAGCCGACGCGGCGTGGTTCCACTCGGTGCCCGCGGAGTGCGAACACCGGTCGCTCGTGGCGCGACACTTCTGA
- a CDS encoding ring-cleaving dioxygenase, producing the protein MPADVPGIHHVTAIASDPSENLDFYTRTLGLRLVKRSVNQDDVSVYHLFYADYEGTPGTSMTFFPYEGAQAGRVGTGQVSTTAFLIPSDSVEYWRDRLADAGVETDDPRERFGDTVVPFRDPDGLPLELVARDDAPAGHPPEGPVPEEHAIRGFFGVTLSLDSAEPTADLLRTMGLRETESDRTRRRFEANGELGYAVDILEDPQAPRGQPGAGTVHHVAFQVTDEDQSAWRDVLMDHGLRPTEIIDRKWFESVYARTKGGVLFEFATKSPGYTVDEDLDELGERLVLPEWLEGQRDEIEAGLPDLSTDRPTE; encoded by the coding sequence ATGCCTGCCGACGTTCCCGGTATCCACCACGTCACGGCCATCGCCAGCGACCCCAGCGAGAACCTCGATTTCTACACGCGGACGCTCGGCCTCCGACTCGTCAAGCGGAGCGTCAATCAGGACGACGTGTCGGTCTATCACCTGTTCTACGCCGATTACGAGGGAACGCCCGGAACGAGTATGACGTTCTTCCCGTACGAGGGCGCGCAGGCGGGTCGCGTCGGCACCGGACAGGTCAGCACGACCGCCTTCCTGATTCCGTCCGACTCGGTCGAGTACTGGCGCGACCGCCTCGCGGACGCCGGGGTCGAGACCGACGACCCGCGCGAGCGGTTCGGCGACACCGTCGTCCCGTTCCGCGACCCCGACGGCCTGCCGCTCGAACTGGTCGCTCGCGACGACGCGCCCGCCGGCCATCCGCCGGAAGGGCCGGTGCCCGAGGAACACGCGATTCGGGGCTTCTTCGGCGTGACGCTCTCGTTGGACTCGGCCGAACCCACCGCGGACCTCCTCCGGACGATGGGGTTGCGCGAAACCGAGAGTGACCGGACTCGACGCCGGTTCGAGGCCAACGGGGAACTGGGCTACGCGGTCGATATCCTCGAAGACCCGCAGGCGCCTCGCGGACAACCCGGCGCGGGCACGGTCCACCACGTCGCCTTTCAGGTGACCGACGAAGACCAGTCGGCGTGGCGCGACGTGCTGATGGACCACGGCCTCCGGCCGACCGAGATAATCGACCGGAAGTGGTTCGAGTCGGTGTACGCCCGCACGAAGGGCGGCGTCCTCTTCGAGTTCGCCACGAAATCGCCGGGCTACACCGTGGACGAGGACCTCGACGAACTGGGCGAGCGACTGGTCCTCCCCGAGTGGTTAGAGGGTCAGCGCGACGAAATCGAGGCGGGCCTTCCGGACCTATCTACGGACCGCCCGACCGAGTAG
- a CDS encoding dolichyl-phosphate hexose transferase gives MGTYNEEAAIGTVLDDIERVTDGRAEVVCVDGSSDRTAEIARERGATVVEQAPQGYGVAVREAVLTPDRPVVVTTDCDDTYPMEQLPEFLDWINRGYDVVSGDRLYWGAEAMPDLNRWGNYAFAGLASLLTGELVHDTTTGMRAYRRRVVEDIRWTENTGLSAELLIRPLMRGYDVREVPIEYDERAGETKLDPFAGGAAIAKSIVKVCLEER, from the coding sequence ATGGGGACGTACAACGAGGAGGCGGCCATCGGGACGGTGCTGGACGACATCGAGCGCGTGACCGACGGCCGGGCGGAGGTCGTCTGCGTGGACGGGTCGTCCGACCGGACCGCCGAAATCGCCCGCGAGCGCGGTGCGACGGTCGTCGAGCAGGCACCGCAGGGCTACGGCGTCGCCGTGCGGGAGGCCGTCCTCACGCCCGACCGGCCAGTGGTCGTGACGACCGACTGCGACGACACCTACCCGATGGAGCAACTCCCGGAGTTCCTCGACTGGATAAACAGGGGCTACGACGTGGTCAGCGGCGACCGACTCTACTGGGGGGCCGAGGCGATGCCGGACCTCAACCGGTGGGGGAACTACGCCTTCGCGGGACTCGCCAGTCTCCTGACGGGCGAACTCGTCCACGACACGACCACCGGAATGCGGGCGTACCGCCGACGCGTGGTCGAGGACATCCGCTGGACCGAGAACACGGGGCTCTCGGCGGAACTGTTGATTCGGCCGCTGATGCGGGGCTACGACGTGCGAGAGGTCCCCATCGAGTACGACGAGCGGGCGGGCGAGACGAAGTTAGACCCCTTCGCGGGCGGCGCGGCCATCGCCAAGTCCATCGTGAAGGTGTGTCTCGAAGAGCGGTAG
- a CDS encoding DUF7124 domain-containing protein, whose translation MTERIDLDDLDVGDDGEDEGPNPGDWFWREEDAPDAPEAVTDVKTDVTADSERSASATPDSPGLDDGEPIPRVPRENEARPAGIPTESGGAGAGAGTDTPAASADASASADDTDAGSAASADAPAADGRASADSGGKSEATGPHGGGADDMTLAFTYAAATRFPNFGAVAVDANQWADWVGIVGQVPAHVLNKFQRDRNVDLDFFNGSARGPAERLAAVGPTSMFYAERMVLVGVEGRDEEIAQRADWEFVPLSEAAEKAGWEVAESPTDEGATGGRDDDRTDAGPESPE comes from the coding sequence ATGACCGAACGCATCGACTTGGACGACCTCGACGTCGGAGACGACGGCGAGGATGAGGGACCGAACCCGGGCGACTGGTTCTGGCGCGAGGAGGACGCTCCCGACGCGCCGGAGGCCGTGACCGACGTAAAGACCGACGTGACGGCCGACTCCGAGCGGTCGGCGTCGGCGACTCCGGACTCACCGGGACTCGACGACGGCGAACCGATTCCCCGCGTCCCGCGCGAGAACGAGGCCCGGCCGGCGGGGATTCCGACGGAGTCGGGCGGTGCGGGCGCGGGCGCCGGGACGGACACGCCTGCCGCGAGCGCAGATGCATCTGCGAGCGCAGACGACACAGACGCAGGTTCGGCCGCGAGCGCAGACGCGCCTGCGGCGGACGGGCGAGCGAGCGCCGACTCGGGCGGGAAATCCGAGGCCACGGGCCCGCACGGCGGCGGCGCGGACGACATGACGCTGGCGTTCACCTACGCGGCCGCGACCCGCTTCCCAAACTTCGGCGCGGTCGCCGTCGATGCCAACCAATGGGCCGACTGGGTCGGCATCGTCGGCCAGGTCCCGGCCCACGTCCTCAACAAGTTCCAGCGCGACCGGAACGTGGACCTCGATTTCTTCAACGGGAGCGCGCGCGGCCCGGCCGAACGCCTCGCGGCCGTCGGTCCAACCTCGATGTTCTACGCCGAGCGCATGGTCCTCGTCGGCGTCGAGGGCCGCGACGAGGAGATAGCCCAGCGCGCGGACTGGGAGTTCGTCCCGCTCTCGGAGGCCGCCGAGAAGGCCGGGTGGGAGGTCGCCGAGTCCCCGACCGACGAGGGAGCGACCGGCGGGCGCGACGACGACCGGACCGACGCCGGTCCCGAGTCGCCGGAGTAA
- a CDS encoding DUF7405 family protein codes for MASRRRLLGKLAGAAAAAGLAGCSQFRATGGRATELDLPENPHDVPRRQHAWNAASRTDRHGNPLLPRHHLVLLLDLAESPSVESAERVERAMRTLESAYEWSSDGLLHSLAWGTRYFERLGNLGDAPIRRPQVLSRTDDPELLDFDAALVLASDAASNLRAAEAATFGNRDALAGETVGDRLGDVFDVAARRTGFRGAGLPVEHTDAEGIPESPPLSKGDRMFMGFRSGFRGTQAGEDRVTIDSGAYAGGTTMHLSHLRQSLGRWFEAFDDDERVARMFSPEFSPADVANFTDDVPFGDEVARHAREFDVVGHQEKVAQTRKDGEPVLLRRDFNTVDGGHAGVHFLSLQQSLSDFERTRKAMNGWYVRDDSPEITDRKNNGILDFVSVRSRANFYVPPRGKRAFPRL; via the coding sequence ATGGCCTCACGACGCCGACTGCTCGGCAAACTCGCGGGCGCGGCGGCCGCGGCGGGACTCGCGGGCTGTTCGCAGTTCCGGGCCACCGGCGGCCGCGCGACCGAACTCGACCTGCCCGAGAACCCTCACGACGTGCCGCGTCGCCAGCACGCGTGGAACGCCGCCTCGCGGACCGACCGGCACGGCAATCCGCTGCTTCCGCGCCACCACCTCGTTCTCCTGCTGGACCTCGCCGAGTCGCCGTCGGTCGAGAGCGCCGAACGCGTCGAGCGCGCGATGCGGACGCTCGAATCCGCCTACGAGTGGTCGAGCGACGGTCTGCTCCACTCGCTGGCGTGGGGCACCCGCTACTTCGAGCGCCTCGGGAACCTCGGCGACGCGCCGATTCGACGCCCGCAGGTCCTCTCGCGGACCGACGACCCGGAACTGCTCGACTTCGACGCCGCGCTGGTGCTGGCCAGCGACGCCGCCTCGAATCTCCGGGCCGCCGAAGCCGCGACGTTCGGGAACCGGGACGCGCTGGCCGGCGAAACGGTCGGGGACCGCCTCGGCGACGTCTTCGACGTGGCCGCGCGCCGGACCGGCTTTCGCGGTGCGGGCCTGCCGGTCGAACACACCGACGCCGAGGGCATCCCCGAGAGCCCGCCGCTCTCGAAGGGCGACCGGATGTTCATGGGGTTCCGGTCGGGCTTCCGGGGCACGCAGGCCGGCGAGGACCGCGTGACCATCGACTCGGGCGCGTACGCGGGCGGGACGACGATGCATCTCAGCCACCTCCGCCAGTCGCTCGGCCGGTGGTTCGAGGCGTTCGACGACGACGAGCGGGTCGCTCGGATGTTCTCGCCCGAGTTCTCGCCGGCGGACGTGGCGAACTTCACAGACGACGTGCCGTTCGGCGACGAAGTGGCGCGACACGCCCGCGAGTTCGACGTGGTCGGCCATCAGGAGAAGGTCGCCCAGACGCGGAAGGACGGCGAACCGGTCCTCCTGCGTCGGGACTTCAACACCGTGGACGGCGGCCACGCCGGAGTCCACTTCCTCTCGCTCCAGCAGTCGCTGTCCGACTTCGAGCGCACCCGGAAGGCGATGAACGGGTGGTACGTCCGCGACGACAGCCCCGAGATTACCGACCGGAAGAACAACGGCATCCTCGACTTCGTGAGCGTTCGGTCGCGGGCGAACTTCTACGTGCCGCCCCGCGGGAAGCGGGCGTTTCCGAGGTTGTAG